A genome region from Kiritimatiellia bacterium includes the following:
- a CDS encoding four helix bundle protein yields MKYKNFEDVPVWQAGIELTTEVFRITEDKNFRFKGDLANQIQRAALSIPNNIAEGFERGTTPELIMFLYYAKGSAGEVRSICHVLERLPFLAHLKSEILNLKSLAASISRQTAGWAASLQESDIKGQRYLTDQSRTSYNQKQRAAAFLEQLKREQEKRLNDLKQNRA; encoded by the coding sequence ATGAAATACAAGAACTTTGAGGATGTCCCGGTCTGGCAGGCGGGAATTGAACTGACGACGGAAGTCTTCCGGATCACGGAGGATAAAAACTTCCGTTTCAAAGGCGACTTGGCGAATCAAATCCAGCGCGCCGCGCTTTCAATCCCTAATAATATTGCCGAGGGCTTTGAACGCGGCACGACGCCGGAATTGATCATGTTCCTGTATTACGCCAAAGGCTCCGCCGGTGAGGTGCGCTCCATCTGCCACGTCCTGGAACGTCTCCCGTTCCTGGCTCATCTTAAATCTGAAATTTTAAATTTGAAATCATTGGCCGCCTCCATATCCCGCCAGACGGCGGGCTGGGCCGCCTCCTTGCAGGAAAGCGATATCAAAGGGCAACGCTACCTGACCGACCAGAGCCGGACGAGCTATAATCAGAAACAGCGCGCCGCCGCCTTTCTGGAACAACTTAAACGCGAACAGGAAAAACGATTAAATGATTTGAAACAGAACAGGGCCTGA